The proteins below come from a single Solea senegalensis isolate Sse05_10M linkage group LG2, IFAPA_SoseM_1, whole genome shotgun sequence genomic window:
- the LOC122785613 gene encoding trace amine-associated receptor 13c-like, whose translation MEITEQRDDIALQLLFSLSMETLEEAELCFPHHLNTSCKRQLQNHGPTVFVYIILSCISLLTVMLNLLVIIAISHFRQLHTSTNLLLLSLAVADFLVGLLLMPGQIILMTGCWFLGSLICALFNYLTYILTSASVGTVVLISVDRYVAICDPLSYSTKVTHQRVQISVCVCWACSLFYNGVILHVFLKNPDAYNSCYGECVVVLGFITGVFDLVLTFVGPIAVIVVLYIKVFVVAVSQARAMRSHITAVTVQGTVSVNANQSVRKAARILGIVVVVFVICFCPYFYPSLTDTSPSFAFLNFGLWLLYCNSCINPVIYASFYPWFRRAIVLIVTLQILRPDSRDSRIL comes from the exons ATGGAGATCACGGAGCAGAGAGACGACATTGCCTTGcagcttctcttctctctgagTATGGAGACACTGGAGGaagctgaactctgctttccACATCACCTGAACACCTCATGCAAAAGGCAATTGCAGAATCATGGTCCAACTGTGTTCGTTTACATCATACTGTCCTGCATCTCTTTGCTCACTGTGATGCTGAATCTGCTCGTCATCATCGCTATCTCCCACTTCAG gcagctccacacctccaccaacctcctcctcctctctctggctgtggcagACTTCCTCGTTGGTCTCCTACTGATGCCTGGTCAAATCATCCTCATGACTGGCTGCTGGTTTTTGGGGAGCTTGATTTGTGCTCTGTTTAACTATCTTACTTATATTCTTACATCTGCGTCAGTCGGAACTGTGGTTCTCATATCAGTTGACAGATATGTTGCCATTTGTGACCCTTTGTCTTACTCCACCAAAGTCACTCACCAACGAGTTCaaataagtgtttgtgtgtgttgggccTGTTCTCTGTTCTATAATGGTGTGATACTACATGTCTTCCTGAAAAATCCAGACGCATATAACTCCTGCTATGGAGAGTGCGTAGTTGTACTTGGCTTCATAACAGGAGTTTTTGATCTTGTTTTGACCTTTGTTGGCCCGATTGCTGTCATCGTAGTTCTGTATATCAAAGtatttgtggtggctgtgtctcaggctcgagCCATGAGGTCTCATATTACAGCTGTCACAGTCCAGGGCACAGTTAGTGTAAATGCTAACCAGTCTGTGAGAAAAGCAGCCAGGATTCTtggtattgttgttgttgtctttgtgatATGTTTCTGTCCATATTTTTATCCCtctctcacagacacatcaccaagttttgcttttttaaattttggaCTCTGGCTTCTTTATTGTAACTCCTGCATCAATCCAGTGATCTATGCTTCTTTCTATCCCTGGTTTAGGAGAGCTATCGTTCTCATTGTTACACTTCAGATATTGCGGCCTGACTCCCGTGATTCACGCATATTGTAG